A single Anaerolineae bacterium DNA region contains:
- a CDS encoding site-2 protease family protein produces the protein MGSGFRIGRIFGINVRVDWSWLFIFFLVTWNLASVFGQVQPDWQPLFRWIVAGVAALLFFGSVLAHEMAHSLVARAQGLPVRNITLFLFGGVSNIQREPDSPREEFVMALVGPLTSIVLGAVLVLIANLTADPAASLTRDPLGLLGQLSPVTLLLFWLGSVNILVGLFNLIPGFPLDGGRVLRSIFWAATDNLRRATRWAAGVGQGVAWLLILTGLAMVFGVQVPIFGTGLIGGLWLAFIGWFLNSAAIQSYQQVVIRDILEGIPVSRMMRPNPPTVTEGITVSSLVYDYVMAADDRAFPVFDDGRMTGIVTVEDLRKVDRSRWDETLVRQIMTPAAQLVTIGPDEEASEALNRLAQRDIRQLPVVQEGQLVGLLRRRDLIRWLQLHSELAREAPGGPRIPA, from the coding sequence ATGGGAAGTGGCTTTCGGATCGGTCGGATCTTCGGTATCAACGTCAGGGTAGACTGGAGCTGGCTCTTCATCTTCTTCCTGGTGACCTGGAACCTGGCCTCGGTGTTCGGGCAGGTTCAGCCGGACTGGCAGCCTCTCTTCAGGTGGATCGTGGCGGGAGTGGCGGCCCTCCTCTTCTTCGGGTCCGTCCTGGCCCATGAGATGGCCCACTCCCTGGTGGCCCGGGCACAAGGGTTGCCGGTGCGCAACATAACCCTGTTTCTCTTCGGCGGCGTTTCCAATATCCAGCGAGAGCCCGACTCACCTCGGGAGGAGTTCGTGATGGCGCTGGTCGGTCCGCTGACCAGCATCGTCCTGGGCGCAGTGCTGGTGCTCATCGCCAACCTCACGGCCGATCCGGCAGCAAGCTTGACCAGAGATCCCTTGGGACTCCTGGGCCAACTGAGCCCGGTGACGTTGCTTCTGTTCTGGCTCGGCTCGGTGAACATCCTGGTGGGCCTCTTCAACCTCATACCTGGGTTTCCTCTGGACGGCGGCCGAGTGCTGCGCTCCATATTCTGGGCTGCCACCGACAACCTCCGTCGGGCCACACGCTGGGCAGCGGGCGTGGGCCAGGGCGTCGCCTGGCTCCTGATCCTCACCGGCCTGGCGATGGTCTTCGGAGTGCAGGTGCCCATCTTCGGCACCGGCCTCATCGGCGGTCTCTGGCTCGCCTTCATCGGCTGGTTTCTTAATAGCGCTGCCATCCAGAGCTACCAGCAAGTTGTCATCCGCGACATCCTGGAGGGCATCCCCGTCTCCAGGATGATGCGGCCCAACCCTCCTACTGTCACCGAAGGCATCACCGTGAGCTCTCTGGTCTACGACTACGTCATGGCGGCCGACGACCGGGCGTTCCCGGTGTTCGATGACGGGCGCATGACCGGCATCGTGACCGTGGAGGACTTGCGCAAGGTTGACCGCAGCCGGTGGGACGAGACCCTGGTACGCCAGATCATGACCCCGGCGGCTCAGCTAGTCACCATAGGCCCGGACGAGGAGGCCAGCGAAGCCCTCAACCGCCTGGCTCAGCGCGACATTCGCCAGCTACCGGTGGTGCAAGAGGGCCAACTAGTGGGCCTGCTGCGTCGTCGCGACCTGATCCGCTGGCTGCAGCTGCACTCGGAGCTGGCCCGGGAAGCGCCGGGAGGGCCTCGCATCCCCGCCTGA
- a CDS encoding PDZ domain-containing protein, with the protein MNRRWLLAGGFGCGFLIVVAVGLALAYAVFLMPVRRTPTAASVPESALATQQIIATLPAATPSGQRPSAALLDPLPQAGQEAGLLASLFEEVNPGVVSIRVVVQRGLVQGEGAGSGFILDQQGHIVTNNHVVSGASRIIVVFHDGFEALAEVVGTDADSDLAVIRVDSLPEGVHPLPLADSDEVQVGQWVAAIGSPFGLGSSFTVGVVSARERSIPSGTTPFDIPQAIQTDAALNPGNSGGPLVNLDGQVVGVNAQIASAGTGGNVGVGFAIPSNVVRRVAPALIEVGSFQWPWLGVEITDVGLLIAQANGLPSQQGAYIASVVPGGPAEEAGLRGRTGERVIDGTRVPVGGDVVVAFNGQRVVDSSQLLVLIASSEPRQQVELTVLRDGREQQFTVTLRPRPSDLRQ; encoded by the coding sequence GTGAACAGACGTTGGCTTCTTGCGGGCGGGTTCGGATGTGGCTTCCTCATCGTAGTGGCCGTGGGCTTGGCTCTGGCATATGCTGTCTTCCTCATGCCGGTGCGGCGCACCCCCACGGCGGCAAGCGTCCCAGAGAGCGCTCTAGCCACTCAGCAGATCATCGCCACTCTGCCGGCCGCTACTCCCTCTGGGCAGCGTCCTTCCGCGGCTCTTCTCGACCCACTGCCCCAGGCCGGCCAGGAGGCCGGGCTCCTGGCTTCCCTGTTTGAGGAGGTGAATCCAGGGGTAGTCAGCATACGAGTGGTGGTTCAGCGCGGCCTTGTGCAAGGTGAGGGCGCCGGTTCCGGTTTCATACTGGATCAACAGGGCCATATCGTCACCAATAATCACGTCGTGTCCGGCGCCTCTCGGATCATCGTGGTCTTCCACGACGGGTTCGAGGCACTAGCCGAGGTCGTCGGCACCGATGCCGACAGCGACCTAGCCGTCATACGGGTAGACAGCCTCCCCGAAGGGGTACATCCTCTGCCGCTGGCGGATTCGGACGAGGTCCAGGTAGGCCAATGGGTGGCTGCCATCGGCAGCCCATTCGGGCTGGGCAGCAGTTTCACCGTGGGCGTCGTCAGTGCCCGGGAGCGCAGCATCCCTTCCGGCACCACTCCTTTCGACATCCCTCAGGCCATACAGACCGATGCTGCCTTGAACCCGGGCAACTCGGGAGGCCCTCTCGTCAACCTCGACGGCCAGGTGGTGGGGGTCAACGCCCAGATCGCCTCCGCCGGGACGGGGGGCAACGTCGGGGTCGGCTTCGCCATTCCATCCAACGTCGTCCGCCGGGTGGCGCCGGCCCTCATAGAGGTCGGCAGCTTCCAGTGGCCATGGCTGGGGGTGGAGATCACAGACGTGGGCTTGCTGATCGCTCAGGCGAATGGCCTGCCCAGCCAGCAAGGAGCCTACATCGCCTCGGTGGTGCCGGGCGGGCCGGCTGAAGAGGCGGGCCTACGGGGACGAACCGGCGAGCGAGTGATAGATGGCACTCGCGTCCCGGTAGGCGGGGACGTGGTGGTGGCCTTCAATGGCCAGCGCGTCGTGGATTCCAGTCAGCTCCTGGTTCTGATTGCCTCTAGCGAGCCGCGCCAGCAGGTGGAGCTGACCGTACTTCGAGACGGTCGGGAGCAGCAGTTCACGGTCACCCTCAGGCCGCGCCCCTCCGATCTTCGCCAGTAG
- a CDS encoding transposase family protein — translation MSRQSREEYLKVMQDRYRQASRKERSLLLDEMEQVTGRHRKHLIELMGRPDLGRRARTRERGVTYGPEVKYALSVIAESLDYICAERLKDNLGWMAEHLASYGHLQLTDSLAQQLERISVCTIRRLLAGMEKDEYYLPRPRPRRPQPLTQAIPMKRLAWNETEPGHLEVDLVLHCGSDPSGEFAHSLHLVDAATGWSEIAAILGRSQLVVADGFQRLLTRLPFPVVELHPDNGGEFFNDHLLRLFAHWVPQLQWSRSRPYQKNDNRFVEQKNSSLVRAYLGYQRLDTVEQVRAMNRLYEMLSLYYNLFQPVLRLHQKELVPLPDGTYRTRRRYGPACTPFERLRQLKGIAPEKEEQLLRLRQDTDPRMLRSQIHELAAAILRLPGAAKSAKAQNVYLTLYANDTEPPLPVGLSSDRMTPAR, via the coding sequence ATGAGTCGGCAGTCCCGTGAGGAGTATCTCAAGGTGATGCAAGATCGCTATCGCCAGGCCAGCCGCAAGGAACGTTCCCTGCTCCTAGACGAGATGGAGCAGGTGACGGGCAGGCATCGCAAGCACCTCATCGAGCTCATGGGGCGCCCTGACCTGGGCCGCAGGGCTCGGACTAGAGAGCGAGGAGTTACCTACGGCCCCGAGGTCAAGTACGCCCTGAGCGTCATCGCCGAGAGCCTGGACTACATCTGCGCCGAGAGGCTCAAAGACAACCTGGGCTGGATGGCCGAGCACCTGGCCAGCTACGGGCATCTTCAGTTGACCGACAGCCTGGCCCAGCAGCTGGAAAGGATCAGCGTCTGCACCATCCGCCGCCTGCTGGCCGGGATGGAAAAGGACGAGTACTACCTTCCCCGCCCCAGACCCAGGCGACCCCAACCCCTCACCCAGGCCATACCCATGAAGCGGTTGGCCTGGAACGAGACCGAGCCCGGCCACCTGGAGGTGGACTTGGTCCTTCACTGTGGCTCGGACCCATCGGGTGAGTTCGCCCACAGCCTCCACCTGGTGGACGCCGCCACCGGTTGGAGCGAGATCGCCGCCATCCTGGGCCGCAGCCAACTGGTGGTGGCCGATGGCTTCCAGCGCCTGCTGACCCGCCTTCCCTTCCCCGTGGTGGAACTGCACCCGGACAATGGAGGTGAGTTCTTCAACGACCACCTCCTGCGCTTGTTTGCCCACTGGGTGCCCCAGCTACAATGGTCCCGCAGCCGGCCCTACCAGAAAAACGACAACCGCTTCGTGGAGCAGAAGAACTCCTCCCTGGTACGGGCCTACCTGGGCTACCAGCGCCTGGACACGGTGGAGCAAGTGAGGGCCATGAACCGCCTCTATGAGATGCTCAGCCTCTACTACAACCTCTTCCAGCCGGTGCTGCGCCTGCACCAAAAGGAACTAGTCCCTCTGCCGGATGGCACCTACCGCACTCGACGTCGCTACGGCCCCGCTTGCACCCCCTTCGAGCGCTTGCGCCAGCTCAAAGGCATTGCCCCGGAAAAGGAGGAGCAGCTACTGCGCCTACGCCAGGACACCGACCCCCGAATGCTGCGCTCCCAGATCCATGAACTGGCCGCCGCTATCCTGCGCCTGCCCGGCGCCGCCAAGTCCGCCAAGGCCCAAAACGTGTATCTGACCCTATACGCCAACGACACCGAGCCGCCTCTCCCAGTAGGATTATCATCTGATAGAATGACCCCCGCCCGGTAG
- a CDS encoding hybrid sensor histidine kinase/response regulator, which yields MVISSPQGDQAVVRRPARLMREELALPVLRHVLGLGGLAAFVGWYRLSQQPADTALLAATLAGTVLVIACYRMSLRNATCAELLLLAGATGVVALAAHLDGSPALLTWLALPSIAAALLFGPWGGLGYSGLVATAVVLLPAAADWPIQLPLVLSAGALMSVGLRPWDHLVHWSWSNSLQVTSLLSQLQEERGRLNRTIKDLDASYRLLESTNRQLILARQEADQLRDLRHRFATNLSHELRTPLNIIMGFSELVYLNPSLYGYANWNDMLRHDLAEIQRNASYLSQFVDDIVDLARVDALAMPVHREPTHLGQVIDNVVETLRTTARAKGLSLTVQCPEGLAPLLIDPVRIGQVVYNLLNNAIRYTEHGSVCVAVSSDESETVVSVSDTGPGIPQDELATIFNEFHQIARPRGNGEGGRGLGLAIAKRFVQLHGGRIWVESELGQGSTFRFSLPLAQKTVTTTSPGRALPLPRERIEPVVAVLSADGLGAAYLRRRIEGFQFVAVERLDDLTEAQYGTEPIALIVDTSSLAGEDQLALRDPKALGGLPVISCTLPSQRWLDDAGQFAAVIYKPVSPEALEGVLRRVLPSGGPHRVMVVDDDRGFVQMIGRMLQTTMPSMGFTPAYGAQEALRKAHRDRPDVVLTDLIMPGKNGFDLAQDIRNDPELQAVPLVAVTAATPGEDELAMRGGDFRLAKPQVFGAGELVGLIEHALCLARGERYHPPEPCEAQPQTEAATPAS from the coding sequence ATGGTGATATCTAGCCCGCAGGGCGATCAGGCCGTTGTACGGAGGCCTGCCCGGCTCATGCGAGAGGAGTTGGCCCTGCCGGTACTCAGGCACGTTCTCGGCCTCGGGGGGCTGGCCGCGTTTGTGGGATGGTATCGGCTATCACAGCAGCCGGCGGACACGGCACTCCTGGCTGCCACCCTCGCAGGCACGGTCTTGGTCATCGCCTGCTACAGAATGTCGCTCAGGAATGCAACCTGCGCTGAGCTTCTGCTTCTGGCAGGGGCCACTGGAGTGGTCGCTCTAGCCGCCCACCTGGACGGGTCCCCGGCTCTGCTGACTTGGCTGGCACTGCCGAGCATCGCGGCGGCGCTGCTGTTTGGTCCCTGGGGTGGCCTGGGGTACAGCGGACTGGTTGCGACTGCCGTAGTCCTGCTGCCTGCGGCCGCCGACTGGCCCATACAGCTGCCTCTTGTTCTGTCTGCAGGCGCCCTGATGTCCGTAGGGCTGAGACCTTGGGATCACCTTGTTCATTGGAGTTGGAGCAACAGCCTTCAGGTGACAAGCCTGCTGAGCCAACTGCAAGAGGAGCGCGGGCGGCTGAACCGCACCATCAAGGACCTGGACGCCTCCTACCGTCTCCTGGAGTCTACCAATCGCCAACTCATCTTGGCCCGACAAGAGGCAGACCAGCTGCGCGACCTCCGCCACCGCTTTGCTACCAACTTGAGCCACGAGCTTCGCACCCCGCTCAACATTATCATGGGCTTCAGCGAGCTCGTATACCTCAACCCGAGCCTGTATGGCTACGCCAACTGGAACGACATGCTCCGCCACGACCTGGCCGAGATCCAACGTAACGCCAGCTACCTCTCCCAGTTCGTAGATGATATCGTGGATCTCGCTCGGGTGGATGCCCTCGCCATGCCCGTTCATCGGGAGCCGACCCACCTCGGACAGGTGATAGACAACGTGGTGGAGACGCTTCGCACTACGGCGAGGGCCAAGGGCCTTTCGCTGACGGTTCAGTGCCCCGAAGGGCTGGCCCCCCTCCTGATAGACCCGGTTCGCATAGGCCAGGTGGTCTACAACCTCCTCAACAACGCCATCCGCTACACCGAGCATGGATCCGTGTGCGTGGCCGTGTCATCGGACGAGAGCGAGACGGTGGTGTCAGTATCAGATACCGGGCCCGGCATACCGCAAGATGAGCTAGCCACCATCTTCAACGAGTTCCATCAGATCGCGCGGCCGAGAGGCAACGGCGAGGGCGGTAGAGGTCTGGGACTGGCCATCGCCAAGCGATTCGTTCAGCTTCATGGTGGACGCATATGGGTCGAGAGCGAGCTTGGCCAGGGGTCTACCTTCCGCTTCTCCTTGCCGCTCGCACAGAAGACGGTCACCACCACGTCCCCAGGAAGAGCATTGCCCCTGCCCAGGGAAAGGATCGAGCCGGTGGTGGCAGTGCTGAGCGCCGACGGACTAGGGGCCGCCTACCTGCGGCGCCGGATAGAAGGATTCCAGTTCGTAGCAGTGGAGAGGCTAGACGACCTGACCGAAGCGCAGTACGGCACTGAGCCTATCGCGCTCATTGTGGACACGTCCAGCCTGGCAGGCGAAGACCAGCTAGCACTGCGCGATCCGAAGGCGCTGGGCGGGCTCCCAGTGATATCATGCACCCTGCCAAGCCAGCGATGGCTAGATGATGCCGGCCAGTTCGCCGCCGTCATCTACAAACCTGTCTCGCCGGAGGCGCTGGAGGGCGTGCTCCGCCGTGTCTTGCCTTCTGGGGGCCCACATCGGGTAATGGTCGTCGACGACGACCGGGGCTTCGTTCAGATGATAGGGCGTATGCTCCAGACCACCATGCCCAGCATGGGGTTCACCCCAGCCTACGGGGCCCAGGAGGCCCTGCGGAAGGCCCATCGGGACCGGCCTGATGTAGTGCTCACCGACCTCATCATGCCGGGCAAAAACGGCTTCGACCTGGCTCAAGACATCCGGAACGACCCGGAGCTGCAGGCTGTGCCCTTGGTGGCGGTGACCGCAGCGACTCCCGGCGAAGACGAGTTGGCCATGAGAGGCGGCGATTTCCGCCTTGCCAAGCCGCAGGTCTTTGGAGCAGGAGAGCTGGTGGGGTTGATAGAGCACGCTCTGTGCCTGGCTAGAGGCGAGAGGTACCACCCACCAGAGCCCTGCGAAGCGCAGCCACAAACCGAGGCCGCGACACCGGCTTCGTGA
- a CDS encoding response regulator: MSKESLTRSEVHQALCHINDNVGLSRTPLLSRFPELAGISRVDLRAEALRSELLQAIEVLRPPRRLPFGSAESRSYDVLSLRYVGSLTIDEVCEELSLSRRQVHRDLAQAEEKLTQILESRRHCAAAEGGTRAAGVDTELQHVAAEPSLVDLMVAVEESISLLQPLLRSLSAEIEFRAPARPPGPVTADAALLRQVLVQALAFAAQASADSRVRMTLWPEAEGTSVEVIFRIGPTAPAIARLEDLKSIAEAGALGCEFRLSPDGDSLIALRLHQASPASVLVVEDNAGAVELYRRYLSGPEWEVHHVSDPRRAYDVARSLRPDVIVLDVMLPKMDGWTVLGLLRKARETADIPIVICSVVNEQELGLALGAAAYLTKPVSRPRFVAALRRALVGGTSRL; this comes from the coding sequence ATGTCTAAGGAGTCTCTGACGCGCAGCGAAGTGCATCAGGCGCTGTGCCACATCAACGACAACGTGGGCCTGTCTCGGACTCCGCTGCTATCTCGCTTTCCGGAACTGGCGGGCATCTCACGGGTCGATCTTCGGGCTGAGGCCTTGCGGTCGGAGTTGCTTCAGGCCATCGAGGTGCTGAGGCCTCCCAGACGTTTGCCCTTCGGCTCTGCCGAATCGCGCTCATACGATGTCCTCAGTCTGCGCTACGTCGGCAGTCTGACAATCGACGAGGTCTGTGAGGAGCTCTCCCTCAGCCGTCGCCAAGTCCATCGGGACCTGGCGCAAGCCGAGGAGAAGCTCACACAGATACTTGAGAGTCGCAGGCACTGCGCGGCAGCCGAGGGTGGGACTCGAGCAGCGGGCGTCGACACTGAACTTCAGCATGTAGCTGCGGAGCCAAGTCTGGTGGATTTGATGGTCGCAGTGGAGGAGTCTATCTCCCTTCTCCAACCCCTGCTGCGGAGCTTGAGCGCAGAGATCGAGTTTCGTGCTCCAGCCCGACCACCTGGACCTGTAACGGCAGATGCCGCGCTTCTTCGACAGGTTCTGGTGCAGGCGCTGGCTTTCGCCGCTCAGGCGTCCGCTGACTCTCGGGTGCGGATGACGCTCTGGCCTGAGGCCGAGGGGACGTCCGTTGAGGTGATATTCCGAATCGGGCCTACGGCGCCGGCGATCGCTCGGCTAGAGGACCTCAAGAGCATCGCTGAGGCGGGGGCGCTGGGATGCGAGTTCCGATTGAGCCCCGACGGAGACTCACTCATTGCCCTGCGGTTGCACCAGGCCAGTCCAGCATCGGTGCTGGTGGTGGAAGACAACGCGGGGGCGGTGGAACTATACCGCCGGTACCTATCAGGGCCCGAATGGGAGGTACACCACGTTAGCGACCCCCGGCGGGCCTACGATGTGGCTCGAAGTCTGCGCCCCGACGTGATCGTGCTGGACGTGATGTTACCCAAGATGGATGGATGGACGGTGCTAGGGCTGCTACGCAAAGCCCGTGAGACGGCAGACATCCCGATAGTGATCTGTTCAGTGGTGAACGAACAGGAACTCGGTCTGGCTTTAGGTGCTGCTGCCTATCTCACGAAGCCGGTGTCGCGGCCTCGGTTTGTGGCTGCGCTTCGCAGGGCTCTGGTGGGTGGTACCTCTCGCCTCTAG